From the Priestia aryabhattai genome, one window contains:
- a CDS encoding LysR family transcriptional regulator: MEIRDLEYFIEVANHKNFTKAALQVHLSQTALSKAVKKVENELGFELLDRSTRELKLTDAGEVVYHQATKALYVLKDMPHLLGDLMNLQTGQIKMGVPPLIGTLFFPKIAKAFNEQYPKVSLELIEFGAKKIEALVEEAGVDMGIVMLPLTSGHDDHFHVYPFVKERFLLYAHKNHPLAKRSSVWMKELEHEKFIMFSEEFTLHDRLIQDALKSGFMPSIAYKSSQWDLIIELTAAELGIAILPESLYAKVQDPNIITVPIADPKMMWELGIILLKERYSSFAVRELISFLTEKLMTNKLDAN, translated from the coding sequence ATGGAAATCAGAGACTTAGAATACTTTATAGAGGTAGCGAACCATAAAAATTTCACAAAGGCAGCGCTGCAAGTTCATTTGTCACAAACGGCTTTAAGTAAAGCCGTCAAAAAAGTAGAAAATGAACTTGGATTTGAGCTTCTTGATCGTTCGACAAGAGAATTAAAGCTAACCGATGCAGGAGAGGTTGTGTATCACCAGGCAACGAAAGCTCTGTACGTGTTAAAAGACATGCCTCACTTGTTGGGCGATTTAATGAACTTGCAAACAGGGCAAATCAAGATGGGAGTCCCTCCGCTCATCGGGACCTTGTTTTTCCCGAAGATTGCAAAAGCATTTAATGAACAATACCCTAAAGTATCTCTAGAGCTTATTGAATTTGGAGCAAAAAAAATTGAAGCACTTGTAGAAGAGGCCGGTGTAGATATGGGGATTGTTATGCTTCCTCTCACAAGCGGTCATGATGATCATTTTCACGTATACCCGTTCGTTAAGGAAAGATTCCTTTTATACGCGCATAAAAACCATCCTTTAGCGAAACGTTCTTCCGTTTGGATGAAAGAACTGGAACACGAAAAATTTATTATGTTCAGTGAAGAATTTACGCTGCACGACCGGTTAATCCAAGATGCTTTAAAATCAGGATTTATGCCTTCCATAGCGTATAAAAGTTCTCAATGGGATTTAATTATTGAATTAACAGCAGCAGAATTAGGTATTGCTATTTTACCCGAATCGCTTTATGCCAAAGTGCAGGATCCCAATATTATTACGGTACCTATTGCAGATCCAAAAATGATGTGGGAACTTGGAATTATTCTGTTAAAAGAACGCTACAGTTCATTTGCTGTAAGAGAGCTGATTAGTTTTTTAACAGAAAAACTAATGACAAATAAGTTGGACGCAAATTAA
- the lysA gene encoding diaminopimelate decarboxylase: MYLHGTSKINNSNHLEIGQCDTVELKKQYGTPLYIYDQELIETKCKAFHSAFQRSGFSYQIAYAGKAFLCMEMASLLTKLDMSLDVVSGGELFTALEAGYPAERIHFHGNNKTIEEIEMALDANIGCFVVDNFTELEVLHALAAERKQQAAILLRVTPGIEAHTHEYIMTGQEDSKFGFGLSNDQAMKAVSSALEKPYYDLLGIHCHIGSQIFEVDGFSRAIDILTDFLFSIRDKMEFEVKVLNVGGGFGIRYTESDSPLPVEYYVDALTEKLSRTLTEQNYTLPEVWIEPGRSIVGEAGTTLYTIGSTKEIPGVRKYVGIDGGMTDNIRPALYDAKHEAVLANRVTDKKDETVSIAGKCCESGDMLIWDIDLPRVNQGDLLAVSSTGAYNYSMASNYNRIPRPAVVFVKNGEARLAVERETYEDLVRKDVKPVVTTYAMSK; encoded by the coding sequence ATGTACTTACATGGAACAAGTAAAATTAACAACAGCAATCATTTAGAAATTGGGCAGTGCGATACGGTCGAGCTGAAAAAACAATACGGCACTCCCCTATACATCTACGATCAAGAATTAATTGAGACGAAATGCAAGGCCTTCCATTCAGCCTTTCAAAGAAGCGGATTTTCATATCAAATCGCCTATGCAGGGAAAGCATTTCTTTGTATGGAAATGGCTAGCCTTTTAACGAAGCTTGATATGTCATTAGATGTGGTCTCAGGAGGCGAATTATTTACAGCGCTTGAAGCGGGATATCCAGCTGAACGCATTCATTTTCATGGAAATAACAAAACGATTGAAGAAATTGAAATGGCCCTTGATGCGAATATTGGCTGTTTTGTTGTGGATAACTTCACCGAACTTGAAGTTTTACATGCCTTAGCAGCTGAGCGCAAACAGCAAGCAGCTATTCTTCTGCGTGTTACTCCAGGGATTGAAGCCCATACACATGAATATATTATGACCGGACAGGAAGACTCCAAGTTTGGATTTGGTCTTTCCAATGACCAAGCTATGAAAGCAGTAAGTTCTGCATTAGAAAAGCCTTACTATGATCTTTTAGGCATTCATTGTCATATTGGTTCGCAAATTTTTGAAGTAGATGGTTTTTCTCGCGCCATTGATATTTTAACTGATTTCTTATTCAGTATTCGTGATAAAATGGAATTTGAAGTAAAAGTTTTAAACGTAGGTGGTGGTTTTGGTATTCGTTATACCGAAAGCGACTCTCCTCTTCCGGTTGAGTATTATGTAGATGCGCTGACAGAAAAGCTAAGCCGCACGTTAACTGAACAGAATTATACCCTTCCGGAAGTCTGGATTGAGCCTGGAAGAAGCATCGTAGGAGAAGCAGGTACAACGCTTTATACAATTGGCTCAACTAAGGAGATTCCAGGTGTACGCAAATACGTAGGAATTGACGGCGGTATGACCGATAATATCCGTCCTGCCCTGTATGATGCAAAGCATGAAGCTGTCTTGGCTAATAGAGTGACGGATAAAAAAGATGAAACAGTATCAATTGCGGGGAAATGCTGTGAATCAGGAGATATGCTTATTTGGGATATCGATTTACCGCGCGTTAATCAAGGAGATTTATTAGCAGTATCCTCTACAGGTGCCTACAACTATTCAATGGCTAGCAATTACAACCGTATTCCGCGCCCTGCTGTTGTATTTGTAAAAAATGGAGAAGCTCGTCTTGCTGTAGAGCGAGAAACATACGAAGATTTGGTGCGGAAAGATGTAAAGCCAGTCGTTACTACGTATGCAATGAGCAAATGA
- a CDS encoding acyl-CoA dehydrogenase codes for MYFSYSDKVVKLQKELNSFMEEHIYPNERLYEQQLNEQPSRWSAVPPIMEELKEKAKQAGLWNLFLPESEYGAGLTNVEYAPLCEIMGRSIIGPETFNCGAPDTGNMEVLVRYGTPEQKEKWLKPLLNGDIRSCFSMTEPDVGSSDATNIQCSIVREGDEYVINGRKWWSSGAGDPRCKIAIVMGKSDFTASKYEQQSMILVPLNTPGVKIERMLPVFGYDHAPHGHAEIHYDNVRVPASNMLLGEGKGFAIAQGRLGPGRIHHCMRLIGAAERALEELCKRIQSRSTFNKLLSQQGVIQEWVAESRIEIEQARLLTLKAAYMMDTVGNKKARKEIAMIKVMAPAMALKVIDRAIQTFGAAGVSEDTPLAALWANARTLRLADGPDEVHKAQLARLELKSYQEKEATYAHKGFV; via the coding sequence GTGTATTTTTCTTACTCTGACAAAGTAGTGAAGCTGCAAAAAGAATTGAACTCTTTTATGGAAGAGCATATTTACCCAAATGAACGGCTATACGAACAACAGCTGAATGAACAGCCGTCTAGATGGTCAGCTGTTCCTCCAATCATGGAAGAGTTAAAAGAAAAAGCAAAGCAAGCTGGATTATGGAACTTATTTTTGCCAGAAAGCGAATACGGAGCAGGTCTAACAAATGTAGAATATGCCCCTCTTTGCGAAATTATGGGCCGTTCTATTATTGGACCAGAAACTTTTAACTGCGGAGCTCCTGACACCGGCAATATGGAAGTACTGGTTCGGTACGGAACACCTGAACAGAAAGAAAAATGGTTAAAGCCGCTGTTAAATGGCGACATTCGCTCCTGCTTTTCTATGACAGAACCGGATGTAGGTTCTTCTGATGCAACGAACATTCAGTGCAGTATTGTAAGAGAAGGCGATGAATATGTAATCAACGGAAGAAAATGGTGGTCTTCAGGTGCGGGAGATCCTCGTTGCAAAATTGCTATTGTCATGGGGAAAAGCGATTTTACCGCATCTAAATATGAACAGCAGTCTATGATTCTAGTTCCTTTAAATACTCCAGGAGTTAAAATTGAACGAATGCTGCCGGTCTTTGGATACGACCACGCTCCTCATGGACATGCTGAAATTCATTATGACAATGTTCGTGTGCCAGCGTCTAATATGCTTCTAGGCGAAGGAAAAGGGTTTGCTATTGCTCAAGGCAGATTAGGACCTGGGCGTATTCATCACTGCATGCGTTTAATAGGAGCAGCGGAAAGAGCGCTTGAAGAATTATGTAAGCGTATTCAAAGTCGTTCTACGTTTAATAAATTGCTTTCCCAGCAAGGGGTTATTCAAGAATGGGTAGCAGAATCGCGTATTGAAATTGAACAAGCTCGCTTATTAACATTAAAAGCTGCTTATATGATGGACACAGTTGGAAACAAAAAAGCGCGGAAAGAAATTGCCATGATTAAAGTAATGGCTCCTGCTATGGCTTTAAAAGTCATTGATCGCGCCATTCAAACATTTGGAGCAGCAGGTGTTTCAGAAGACACGCCACTTGCGGCACTTTGGGCAAATGCCCGCACTCTTCGTCTCGCTGATGGTCCAGACGAAGTGCATAAAGCACAGCTTGCAAGACTTGAGCTAAAATCCTATCAAGAAAAGGAGGCAACATATGCACATAAAGGATTTGTTTGA
- a CDS encoding PAS domain-containing sensor histidine kinase: MNENKKIVRLHAENHSAEELGIIFAYKQKDNHLVYSMYQGESVHDQKIPLEEWVSYEHFFEALNKKKKLMYELQINDKRYVVNLTPLSYTEKPEIMGHCVNITSYQEKKEQIQPFIYHNADAVAIVDLEGKTLQVNPAFENTFGWTFEEIYQKPLPIIPSFLKEPVCELHKTIQSGESKTEFETVRQHKDGHLINVSVTLFRVENMNDWPLCIAFVYRDITSRKQAETALKESEERYRSLIELSPEAIIVHSEGKIDYINPAGAKALGYKSPQDVLGACVYQFVHPDYYDVVKQRIYRMKTENKSVDLQEEKFIHKDGHTIDAETIAFPIPYMGKQAIQVLFRDITERKKTEKLLRESAQLSLVGQLAAGIAHEIRNPLTAVKGFMQLLKETSGQPYYVEMINHELDRIELIADEFLSLAKPQAKTYKDKHVQDILENTLKLAEVQGITEKIHVKKEIDLHLPLVLCVENQLKQVFSNIFKNAVESMPSGGTVTIQLKRFNHEHLVVRFSDEGPGITQERMQHLGKPFYSTKEKGTGLGLMVCYKIIREHRGEINFVSELGKGTTVDILLPFKK, translated from the coding sequence ATGAACGAAAATAAAAAAATAGTCCGATTACATGCAGAAAATCATTCAGCTGAGGAGCTAGGAATCATATTTGCTTACAAACAAAAAGACAACCACCTTGTTTACAGTATGTACCAAGGTGAAAGCGTTCATGATCAAAAGATACCTCTAGAAGAATGGGTCTCGTATGAGCATTTTTTCGAAGCGCTAAATAAAAAGAAAAAGCTTATGTACGAGCTTCAAATAAATGATAAACGCTATGTAGTAAACTTAACCCCTTTATCTTACACAGAAAAACCGGAAATCATGGGACATTGCGTAAATATAACTAGTTATCAGGAGAAAAAAGAGCAGATTCAACCTTTTATTTATCATAACGCAGATGCTGTTGCTATCGTTGACTTAGAGGGTAAAACGCTTCAAGTGAACCCTGCGTTTGAGAATACATTTGGCTGGACGTTTGAAGAAATTTATCAAAAGCCTCTTCCAATCATACCTTCGTTTTTAAAGGAGCCAGTGTGCGAACTTCATAAGACCATTCAATCAGGTGAATCGAAAACTGAATTCGAGACGGTCAGACAGCATAAAGACGGCCATTTAATTAATGTAAGCGTCACACTATTCCGCGTAGAAAATATGAATGATTGGCCGTTATGCATTGCTTTTGTCTATCGAGATATAACATCACGGAAACAGGCTGAAACGGCTTTAAAAGAAAGCGAAGAACGCTACCGAAGTTTGATCGAGTTATCTCCGGAGGCTATTATCGTTCATAGTGAAGGGAAAATTGATTACATCAACCCTGCAGGAGCCAAAGCGCTAGGATACAAAAGTCCTCAAGACGTATTAGGAGCTTGTGTTTATCAGTTTGTTCACCCTGATTACTATGATGTTGTAAAACAGCGAATTTATCGAATGAAAACAGAAAATAAATCTGTAGACCTACAGGAAGAAAAGTTTATTCATAAAGACGGTCATACGATTGATGCCGAAACCATTGCCTTTCCTATTCCCTATATGGGAAAGCAGGCAATTCAAGTTTTGTTTCGTGATATTACAGAACGTAAAAAAACTGAAAAATTGCTGCGTGAATCTGCTCAGCTTTCCTTAGTCGGACAGTTAGCAGCTGGTATTGCTCACGAAATTAGAAACCCTCTGACGGCGGTAAAAGGATTTATGCAGTTATTAAAAGAAACAAGCGGTCAGCCTTACTATGTAGAAATGATAAATCATGAGTTAGATAGAATTGAATTGATTGCCGATGAGTTCTTGAGTCTTGCAAAGCCTCAGGCGAAAACCTACAAAGACAAACACGTCCAAGATATTTTAGAGAATACTTTAAAGCTAGCTGAGGTTCAGGGGATTACAGAGAAAATTCACGTAAAAAAAGAGATTGATCTTCATCTTCCTCTCGTATTATGCGTAGAAAATCAGTTGAAACAGGTGTTTAGCAATATATTTAAAAATGCAGTCGAATCTATGCCAAGTGGAGGAACCGTAACGATTCAACTAAAAAGATTTAATCACGAGCACCTTGTTGTCCGATTTAGCGACGAGGGGCCAGGTATCACGCAGGAACGAATGCAGCATTTAGGAAAACCTTTTTATAGTACCAAAGAGAAAGGAACGGGGCTCGGACTGATGGTGTGCTATAAGATTATTCGAGAACATAGAGGAGAAATTAACTTTGTAAGTGAACTTGGAAAAGGAACTACCGTAGACATTCTTCTGCCTTTTAAAAAGTAG
- a CDS encoding SDR family oxidoreductase — translation MHIKDLFDLTGKTAIITGGGRGLGEQMAEGLAEAGANIVLCSRKKEACQQAADRLALLGVKTLALTCDISQPEDIKNVVHQTIETFGRIDILINNSGATWGASAEEMPLEAWQKVMNINVTGTFLMSQEAGKEMIKQKAGKIINIASIAGLGGTDPQYMDTIGYNTSKGAVITFTKDLAVKWGQHNIQVNAIAPGFFPTKMSGAIMEQGKDYFLSQTPLKRFGSEADLKGAAVFLASAASNYITGDILTVDGGVHAM, via the coding sequence ATGCACATAAAGGATTTGTTTGATTTAACTGGGAAAACAGCTATTATTACCGGCGGAGGCAGAGGATTAGGAGAACAAATGGCAGAAGGGCTTGCAGAAGCAGGGGCAAATATTGTTCTATGTTCAAGAAAAAAAGAAGCATGTCAGCAAGCGGCTGATCGATTGGCTCTCCTCGGTGTAAAAACCCTTGCTTTAACATGCGATATCAGTCAGCCTGAAGATATTAAAAATGTCGTGCATCAAACGATTGAAACATTCGGTCGCATTGATATTTTAATTAATAACAGCGGAGCTACGTGGGGAGCTTCGGCTGAAGAAATGCCTCTTGAAGCATGGCAAAAAGTGATGAATATTAATGTCACGGGAACGTTTTTAATGTCCCAAGAAGCTGGAAAAGAAATGATTAAACAAAAAGCTGGTAAGATTATTAACATTGCTTCAATTGCGGGTCTTGGAGGAACGGATCCTCAGTATATGGATACAATCGGTTACAACACGAGTAAAGGAGCGGTCATTACGTTCACGAAAGATTTAGCTGTCAAATGGGGGCAACATAATATTCAAGTTAATGCGATTGCGCCGGGATTTTTCCCTACTAAAATGTCAGGTGCGATTATGGAACAAGGAAAAGATTATTTTCTAAGTCAAACCCCTTTAAAACGCTTTGGCTCCGAAGCTGATTTAAAAGGAGCGGCTGTTTTTCTTGCTTCTGCAGCGTCTAATTATATTACGGGAGATATTCTGACAGTAGACGGTGGAGTTCATGCTATGTGA
- a CDS encoding dicarboxylate/amino acid:cation symporter, producing the protein MILSVFKTYRSSLILLLAILIGGIAGYAIGPDVAVVKPFGDLFLNLMFMIIVPLVFFSVASAIANMNEMKRLGKIMLGIAVVFVATAAVSAVLGFLGASLYNPLNNVDTSAIKELMGDSENTAEKMTLLNQLVSTFTVPDFVHLFSKEHILQLIVFAVIFGIATTMAGKKGQPMAKFLTSGQEVSMKVVKIVMYYAPIGLGCYFATVVGELGPKILQGYARAFILYLLIAIVYYFGFFTLYAWIAGGKAGIKLFWKNAAAPSITAIATCSSAASIPVNLDATKKMGVPMDIAETVIPLGANTHKDGSVIGGILKIVFLFSLFGKDMTSATSILSILGVAFLVGAVMGAIPGGGMIGEMLIITIYGFSPEVLPIIAVISTIIDAPATLLNSTGNTVTAMLVTRFTEGKDWINKIITTDKVA; encoded by the coding sequence ATGATTTTAAGTGTATTTAAAACGTACAGATCATCGCTTATTCTGCTTCTCGCTATTTTAATTGGCGGGATAGCAGGATATGCTATCGGGCCCGATGTGGCAGTCGTAAAGCCCTTTGGTGATTTGTTTCTTAATTTAATGTTCATGATTATCGTTCCCCTTGTCTTTTTTAGTGTTGCTTCGGCGATTGCAAACATGAACGAAATGAAACGTCTTGGTAAAATTATGCTAGGTATTGCTGTTGTGTTTGTCGCCACTGCTGCTGTTTCAGCCGTTCTAGGCTTTTTAGGCGCATCCCTTTACAATCCGTTAAACAACGTAGATACTTCTGCCATTAAAGAATTAATGGGTGACAGTGAAAATACAGCTGAAAAAATGACGCTTTTAAATCAGCTTGTTAGTACATTTACTGTACCTGATTTTGTTCATTTATTTTCGAAAGAGCATATTTTACAATTAATTGTCTTTGCCGTCATTTTCGGTATTGCTACAACGATGGCTGGTAAAAAAGGACAGCCTATGGCGAAATTTCTGACTTCGGGTCAAGAAGTATCGATGAAGGTCGTTAAAATTGTGATGTACTATGCCCCAATTGGTTTAGGATGCTATTTTGCTACTGTAGTAGGAGAACTTGGACCAAAGATCTTACAAGGGTACGCTAGAGCATTTATTCTTTACTTATTAATTGCAATCGTTTACTATTTCGGTTTCTTTACGCTATACGCATGGATTGCTGGCGGTAAAGCAGGAATTAAGCTGTTCTGGAAAAATGCAGCCGCTCCTTCTATCACAGCTATTGCTACCTGTTCTTCTGCTGCATCTATTCCAGTCAATTTAGATGCAACAAAGAAAATGGGTGTGCCAATGGATATTGCTGAAACGGTGATTCCATTAGGAGCAAACACGCATAAAGATGGTTCTGTTATCGGTGGTATTCTAAAAATTGTTTTCTTATTCAGTTTGTTTGGCAAAGATATGACATCTGCTACGAGCATTTTAAGTATTTTAGGCGTAGCCTTTTTAGTTGGGGCTGTGATGGGAGCGATTCCTGGAGGCGGTATGATTGGCGAAATGTTAATTATTACGATTTATGGATTTTCGCCGGAAGTCCTACCCATCATTGCTGTCATTTCCACGATTATTGACGCCCCTGCTACGCTCTTAAACAGTACGGGAAATACAGTAACAGCGATGCTTGTTACAAGGTTTACAGAAGGAAAAGACTGGATTAACAAAATTATCACTACAGATAAAGTCGCCTAG
- a CDS encoding DUF1292 domain-containing protein, with amino-acid sequence MERIETGEIFTILDENDQEQDIEVLGKMTIEGHDYIAVAFVEEVLIETEEEIDVFFLKIEDDGEWSSIEDDDEFEKVSAVFDEMTSA; translated from the coding sequence ATGGAACGCATTGAAACGGGAGAGATTTTTACAATTTTAGATGAAAATGATCAAGAGCAAGATATTGAAGTGCTTGGGAAAATGACGATTGAAGGGCACGATTATATTGCCGTTGCGTTTGTGGAAGAAGTTTTAATTGAAACAGAAGAAGAAATTGATGTTTTCTTTTTGAAAATTGAAGATGATGGTGAATGGTCATCAATTGAAGATGATGATGAGTTTGAAAAGGTATCAGCCGTATTTGATGAAATGACATCCGCATAA
- a CDS encoding NAD(P)/FAD-dependent oxidoreductase → MKTYIVVGAGILGASTAYHLAKAGADVTLIDRKDAGQATDAAAGIVCPWLSQRRNKAWYRLAKGGARYYQTLIQQLEEDGETDTGYKRVGAISLHTDEQKLAKMEERAYKRREEAPEIGEITRLSAKETQALFPVLSEEYSSVHISGAARVNGRALRSALVNAAKKNGAKIIEGNAELLYENNQVTGVSVNEQTLLASITIVTAGAWANQLLEPLGVKFLASFQKAQIVHLHLPDLDTKEWPVVMPPSDQYILSFEQGQIVIGATHENDTGYDLRVTAGGLYEIFSKALSIAPGLTESTVLETRVGFRPFTPGFLPVIGALPNYEGILVANGLGASGLTSGPYLGSELAKLALEMEMEIDLSDYDIRGAIES, encoded by the coding sequence ATGAAAACATACATCGTAGTTGGAGCTGGGATTCTTGGAGCTTCTACAGCATATCATTTAGCAAAAGCAGGAGCAGATGTGACATTGATAGATCGCAAGGATGCTGGTCAAGCTACTGATGCAGCAGCAGGAATTGTTTGTCCATGGCTTTCACAGCGTCGAAATAAAGCATGGTACCGCTTAGCAAAAGGCGGTGCCAGGTACTATCAAACATTAATTCAGCAATTAGAAGAAGATGGAGAAACGGATACGGGATATAAGCGAGTAGGAGCAATTAGCTTGCACACTGATGAACAAAAGCTTGCAAAAATGGAAGAGCGAGCGTATAAGCGTCGGGAAGAAGCCCCCGAAATAGGCGAGATTACACGTTTATCAGCTAAAGAAACACAGGCTTTGTTTCCGGTTCTTTCGGAAGAATACAGTTCAGTTCATATTAGTGGAGCCGCTCGCGTTAACGGAAGAGCTCTTCGAAGCGCACTTGTGAATGCAGCGAAGAAAAACGGTGCAAAAATAATAGAAGGAAACGCAGAACTTCTTTATGAAAATAATCAAGTAACGGGCGTTTCCGTAAATGAACAAACACTTTTAGCAAGTATAACGATTGTGACAGCAGGAGCATGGGCAAATCAATTACTAGAGCCTCTTGGAGTGAAATTTTTAGCCAGCTTTCAAAAAGCGCAAATTGTCCACTTGCATCTTCCTGATTTAGATACAAAAGAGTGGCCTGTTGTGATGCCTCCAAGCGACCAATATATTCTTTCGTTTGAACAAGGTCAAATTGTCATCGGAGCAACACATGAAAACGACACGGGTTATGACTTGAGAGTAACGGCTGGGGGGCTTTATGAAATTTTTTCAAAGGCCTTATCAATTGCTCCCGGCTTAACAGAAAGCACAGTCTTAGAAACAAGGGTAGGGTTCCGACCATTTACTCCAGGCTTCTTGCCAGTCATTGGGGCTCTTCCGAATTACGAAGGAATACTAGTAGCGAATGGTCTCGGAGCTTCAGGCTTAACGTCGGGCCCTTATCTTGGTTCAGAGCTTGCTAAATTAGCACTTGAAATGGAAATGGAAATTGATCTCAGCGACTATGATATAAGAGGGGCTATCGAGTCTTAA
- a CDS encoding long-chain-fatty-acid--CoA ligase yields MEDVKKWFTPYPEAYTHDIHIEDISLFDMLKETAGRYPAHTATRMYQHTLTYQELYHSVRVFAGALQKKGIKKGDRVAIMLPNCPQYIISYFGIVAAGGIVTQINPMLVEQELEHILHDSGAKKIIILDDFYTRLQEIRNRVDIEEAITVSLQKPFVPTSPDISFLDFLTIKHELKPPVIHPAHDIAVLQYTGGTTGPSKGAMLTHANIYTNAVQSYEIFKHDIELGKEKCLTVIPLFHVFGMTSCMHLSILCGNELLLLPRFDLEEVLNTIKKEQPSIFPGVPTMYVAITNHPRAEEYNIESIRICNSGSAPMPVELMKEFERKTGAKVLEGYGLSEASPVTHCNLPFCERKPGTVGLGVPKTAYKIVDVATGTKEMPRGKLGEIVIKGPQVMKGYWNQPEETAHALRNGWLYTGDIGQIDEDGYLSIVDRKKDMVIASGFNVYPRDIEEVLYEHAYIKEAVVIGVPHPYRGETIKAILVLKEGKSLSEEELTSYCRHHLAAYKIPRIIEFRAELPKTNVGKILRRALREEVVKETM; encoded by the coding sequence ATGGAAGACGTTAAAAAATGGTTTACACCTTATCCAGAAGCCTACACTCATGACATTCACATCGAAGATATTTCACTATTTGATATGCTGAAAGAAACAGCCGGACGTTATCCTGCTCACACAGCAACGCGCATGTATCAGCATACGTTAACATACCAAGAGCTGTATCACTCAGTCCGCGTATTTGCAGGAGCACTGCAGAAAAAGGGCATTAAAAAAGGAGATCGTGTAGCAATTATGCTGCCAAATTGTCCGCAATATATAATAAGCTATTTTGGTATTGTAGCAGCGGGCGGCATTGTCACTCAGATCAACCCTATGCTTGTCGAACAAGAACTAGAGCATATTTTACACGATTCCGGCGCAAAAAAAATAATTATACTCGATGATTTTTATACGAGACTTCAAGAGATAAGAAACCGCGTTGATATAGAAGAAGCAATAACCGTCAGCTTGCAAAAACCTTTTGTTCCTACATCACCAGACATTTCCTTCCTAGATTTTCTAACCATAAAACATGAACTCAAGCCGCCGGTCATCCATCCAGCACATGATATTGCTGTTCTTCAGTATACGGGAGGAACAACCGGACCATCTAAAGGTGCGATGCTTACACATGCTAATATTTATACAAATGCGGTTCAATCATACGAAATATTTAAGCATGATATTGAATTAGGAAAAGAAAAATGCTTAACCGTTATTCCATTGTTTCACGTATTTGGCATGACTTCCTGTATGCATTTATCTATTCTTTGCGGGAATGAACTATTGCTATTGCCGCGTTTTGATTTAGAAGAAGTACTAAATACAATAAAAAAAGAGCAGCCTAGTATCTTTCCTGGCGTGCCAACTATGTATGTCGCTATTACAAATCATCCGCGGGCAGAAGAATACAATATCGAAAGTATTCGCATCTGCAACAGCGGCAGTGCGCCAATGCCTGTTGAGTTAATGAAAGAGTTCGAACGAAAAACGGGTGCTAAAGTGTTAGAAGGGTACGGCTTATCGGAAGCATCGCCAGTTACGCATTGCAACCTGCCGTTTTGTGAACGAAAGCCAGGTACAGTTGGACTCGGCGTTCCAAAAACTGCTTATAAAATTGTAGATGTGGCTACAGGAACAAAAGAGATGCCAAGAGGAAAGCTTGGAGAAATAGTGATTAAAGGTCCTCAAGTTATGAAGGGCTATTGGAATCAACCTGAAGAGACAGCTCACGCGCTTAGAAACGGCTGGCTGTACACAGGAGATATTGGACAGATAGATGAAGACGGGTATTTATCCATTGTTGATCGCAAAAAAGATATGGTTATTGCGAGCGGTTTTAATGTGTATCCTCGAGATATTGAAGAAGTTTTATATGAACATGCCTATATTAAAGAAGCCGTTGTAATCGGTGTGCCGCATCCTTATCGAGGAGAAACAATTAAAGCGATTTTGGTATTAAAAGAAGGGAAATCTCTTTCCGAAGAAGAGCTTACTTCCTATTGTCGACATCATCTTGCAGCTTACAAAATTCCGCGAATCATTGAATTTCGCGCGGAGCTTCCTAAGACCAATGTAGGAAAAATTTTGCGACGGGCACTACGAGAAGAAGTGGTGAAAGAAACTATGTAA
- a CDS encoding YckD family protein, producing the protein MRKVMISAAAAFLFMSATPVLAENNPQSETKDVQLTSQQKQELSVLYKEMLEKKKEILSKYVEYGVLSKTESQKISSHMENRYQHMEQNGFIPKRHCHKTHHPK; encoded by the coding sequence TTGCGAAAGGTTATGATAAGTGCAGCAGCAGCTTTTTTATTTATGAGCGCGACGCCTGTATTAGCGGAAAACAATCCTCAGTCAGAAACAAAAGACGTGCAGCTGACTTCTCAGCAAAAGCAGGAATTGTCTGTGCTGTACAAAGAAATGTTAGAAAAAAAGAAAGAAATACTTTCAAAATATGTCGAGTACGGCGTGCTAAGCAAAACGGAGAGTCAAAAAATTTCTTCACATATGGAAAATCGCTATCAGCATATGGAGCAAAATGGTTTTATCCCGAAGCGGCACTGTCATAAAACACATCATCCAAAGTAA